Proteins encoded in a region of the Triticum dicoccoides isolate Atlit2015 ecotype Zavitan chromosome 3A, WEW_v2.0, whole genome shotgun sequence genome:
- the LOC119273556 gene encoding glucan endo-1,3-beta-glucosidase 8-like has protein sequence MACCAAVVAVVLAAAVAGAPVEGLGVNWGTMATRRLPPKVMAQLLKDNGFKKVKIFDADETTMMGLAGTGIETMIAVPNDMLAAVAADYRRAKEWVKVNVTKYDYHGGVNIKFVAIGNEPFLTAYNGTYDNVTVPALKNIQRALDEAGHGAAIKATVPVNADVYDSPASNPVPSAGKFRDDVAAVITDMVGFLNHSGAPFSVNIYPFLSLYGNDNFPIDYAFFDGAPPTPVIDNGINYTNVFDANFDTLVSALDKIGFGSLPVVIGEVGWPTDGDKHATVPYAERFYTGLLKRLAARQGTPLRPHARIEVYLFGLMDEDAKSVAPGNFERHWGIFTFDGRPKFPLDLRGNGRPVMPAGARGVQYLPRRWCVLSPNATNTTAVAENVAYACSRADCTPLGYACSCGALDAAGNASYAFNAYYQAQGQVPLACDFQGLALVTDKDVSRPPCNFTVQVVAESRATAVTTNTTAAESMAPDAAAARLTAAVMALLLVLVSA, from the exons ATGGCGTGCTgcgcggcggtggtggcggtggtgctggCGGCCGCGGTGGCGGGGGCGCCGGTGGAGGGGCTCGGGGTGAACTGGGGCACCATGGCCACGCGCCGGCTGCCGCCCAAGGTGATGGCCCAGCTGCTCAAGGACAACGGGTTCAAGAAGGTGAAGATCTTCGACGCCGACGAGACCACCATGATGGGGCTCGCCGGGACCGGCATCGAGACCATGATCGCCGTGCCCAACGACATGCTCGCCGCCGTGGCCGCCGACTACCGCCGGGCCAAGGAATGGGTCAAGGTGAACGTCACCAAGTACGACTACCACGGGGGCGTCAACATCAA ATTCGTGGCGATCGGGAACGAGCCGTTCCTCACGGCGTACAACGGCACCTACGACAACGTCACCGTGCCGGCGCTCAAGAACATCCAGCGCGCGCTCGACGAGGCCGGTCACGGGGCGGCCATCAAGGCCACGGTCCCGGTGAACGCCGACGTCTACGACTCTCCGGCCAGCAACCCCGTCCCGTCGGCGGGGAAGTTCCGGGACGacgtcgccgccgtcatcaccgACATGGTCGGCTTCCTCAACCACAGCGGCGCGCCCTTCAGCGTCAACATCTACCCGTTCCTCAGCCTCTACGGCAACGACAACTTCCCCATCGACTACGCCTTCTTCGACGGCGCGCCTCCCACGCCCGTCATCGACAACGGCATCAACTACACCAACGTGTTCGACGCCAACTTCGACACGCTCGTCTCCGCGCTCGACAAGATCGGCTTCGGGAGCCTGCCGGTGGTGATCGGCGAGGTCGGCTGGCCGACGGACGGCGACAAGCACGCCACCGTGCCCTACGCGGAGAGGTTCTACACCGGGCTGCTCAAGCGGCTGGCGGCGCGGCAGGGCACGCCCCTACGACCGCACGCCCGCATCGAGGTCTACCTCTTCGGGCTCATGGACGAGGACGCCAAGAGCGTCGCCCCGGGCAACTTCGAGCGGCACTGGGGCATCTTCACGTTCGACGGCCGCCCAAAGTTCCCGCTGGACCTCCGTGGCAACGGGCGGCCGGTCATGCCGGCGGGGGCTAGGGGCGTGCAGTACCTGCCGCGGCGGTGGTGCGTGCTGAGCCCCAACGCCACCAACACGACGGCGGTCGCGGAGAACGTGGCCTACGCGTGCTCGCGCGCCGACTGCACGCCCCTCGGCTACGCCTGCAGCTGCGGCGCGCTGGACGCCGCCGGGAACGCCTCCTACGCGTTCAACGCCTACTACCAGGCGCAGGGGCAGGTGCCATTGGCGTGCGACTTCCAGGGCCTCGCCCTCGTCACCGACAAGGACGTGTCACGGCCACCCTGCAACTTCACCGTACAGGTAGTCGCCGAGTCGCGCGCCACGGCGGTCACCACCAACACAACCGCCGCCGAGTCTATGGCCCCCGACGCAGCCGCGGCGCGGCTGACCGCCGCCGTGATGGCTTTGTTACTTGTGCTCGTCTCGGCATAA